Proteins from a genomic interval of Arthrobacter sp. CAN_C5:
- a CDS encoding cupredoxin domain-containing protein — translation MITRHKVLSVTFTAALIAGAGLGSTGVAMAAPGPVSQAVPAMTTGAMSISIDDFVFTGPGTVNPGGEITVTNNDTEAHTVTADDGSFDVTIPGGASATFTAPDAAGSYGFFCKFHGNMRGTLTVGAEAMAPAPTTPAPAPAPAPEVSESGNAGNDGMDQMGAVPKGGADTGVVKQNPSEVPIMLALGGGLVLAAAAGGTYAVRRRTNDN, via the coding sequence ATGATCACCAGGCACAAAGTTCTCAGCGTCACGTTCACCGCAGCCCTGATCGCAGGAGCTGGCCTCGGATCCACTGGGGTAGCCATGGCCGCCCCTGGCCCGGTATCCCAAGCAGTACCAGCCATGACCACCGGAGCAATGTCCATCAGCATCGATGACTTCGTGTTTACAGGACCCGGCACCGTCAACCCCGGCGGTGAAATCACCGTCACCAACAACGACACCGAAGCCCACACCGTGACCGCTGATGATGGCTCCTTCGATGTCACCATCCCTGGCGGAGCAAGCGCTACCTTCACCGCCCCAGACGCGGCGGGAAGCTACGGATTCTTCTGCAAATTCCACGGCAACATGCGCGGCACCCTCACCGTCGGCGCTGAAGCCATGGCACCAGCACCCACCACGCCAGCCCCGGCTCCCGCCCCAGCTCCTGAGGTTTCGGAGTCAGGTAATGCAGGAAACGACGGGATGGACCAGATGGGTGCGGTACCTAAGGGCGGTGCCGATACCGGTGTGGTGAAACAAAACCCAAGCGAGGTACCGATCATGCTGGCTCTCGGTGGTGGGCTGGTCCTGGCCGCAGCAGCCGGTGGAACCTACGCCGTCCGCCGTCGGACTAACGATAACTAA
- a CDS encoding ABC transporter permease, with product MIPVLQPASTSMRRTLPGGLPLRVVLGCLLVAWIAAPMVPVLLWSIAGQWRAPAVLPSSYSLQGFADLATADTARAAVSSLSLGLGVAVIATPLGYVGVLAVRALPSLPGRFVEFVLLVPLAIPPFALVMGVNVALLRLYVSPTLGVILVLVVTALPYTAFMFRSALASYDHQFEEVARSLGASPGQAARHVRYPLLASAAARAFFLAFLVGWGDYITTLLIGGGQLRTLPLLLGSAASTTGNEQLTAALSVAIIIPPLILLAGLTLPTARKRRQ from the coding sequence ATGATTCCCGTTCTGCAGCCAGCGTCAACGTCGATGCGCCGGACTCTCCCCGGGGGTCTCCCCCTGCGGGTGGTCCTGGGTTGCTTGCTCGTGGCCTGGATCGCGGCGCCAATGGTGCCAGTACTTTTGTGGTCGATCGCCGGTCAGTGGCGCGCCCCGGCCGTCCTGCCGTCGTCGTACTCGTTGCAAGGGTTCGCCGACCTCGCCACCGCAGACACTGCCAGGGCCGCCGTGTCCTCGCTTTCACTCGGGCTGGGAGTCGCGGTGATCGCAACCCCCTTGGGTTACGTGGGAGTACTCGCCGTCCGCGCCCTACCTTCCCTACCAGGCCGCTTCGTTGAGTTTGTTCTGTTGGTCCCGTTAGCTATCCCACCGTTCGCGTTGGTGATGGGGGTGAACGTCGCTCTTCTGCGTCTTTACGTATCACCGACACTAGGGGTGATCCTGGTCCTGGTCGTGACGGCGTTGCCCTACACGGCGTTCATGTTCCGCAGCGCCCTGGCAAGCTACGACCACCAGTTCGAGGAGGTCGCCCGCTCACTGGGAGCCTCCCCCGGGCAGGCCGCCCGTCATGTCCGCTATCCCCTGCTCGCCAGCGCAGCCGCCCGCGCCTTTTTCCTGGCCTTCCTCGTCGGATGGGGCGACTACATCACCACCTTGCTCATCGGCGGAGGACAACTGCGCACCCTGCCTCTACTGCTGGGATCAGCCGCATCGACGACGGGAAACGAACAACTCACCGCAGCACTCTCGGTGGCCATCATCATCCCTCCACTGATCCTGCTCGCAGGACTCACCCTGCCCACGGCAAGGAAAAGACGACAATGA
- a CDS encoding ABC transporter permease subunit has product MAARRRFGPMTGRRASTTGRAALLALLAVVPIVAVVGVSLTAAGLQSVGLMPFIGPPQLSADAWTSETGELIRSSVTSVYIAAVSTVLSLVVGFMLAAYVLAMHRMGRIVETLSAATIPIPHVIGAGAIGLLLSDSGFLERLLGMPDAFPALVSGPWFVAVIAEYAWKESAFVALVVLGSISRSVGDLCDAAATLGASAGQRIVRVVLPLAVPSLAVSAAIVFVYTLGSYEAAWLLGPTSPEPLPVRAVRLFTSVDLAARPQAMVTALVSVAVSVVVIITAVLVLRRHRSLR; this is encoded by the coding sequence GTGGCGGCAAGACGTCGCTTCGGCCCCATGACCGGTCGGCGGGCGTCGACCACCGGTCGCGCCGCCCTCCTTGCCCTGCTGGCAGTGGTCCCGATCGTCGCGGTTGTTGGGGTATCGCTGACCGCCGCAGGGCTGCAAAGTGTTGGACTGATGCCATTTATCGGTCCACCCCAGCTCAGCGCGGACGCCTGGACCAGCGAAACTGGGGAGCTCATCCGTTCGAGTGTCACCTCGGTTTACATTGCCGCAGTTTCCACGGTGCTTTCCCTGGTGGTGGGCTTTATGCTTGCCGCCTATGTGCTCGCCATGCACCGAATGGGTCGGATAGTTGAGACCTTGAGTGCCGCAACGATTCCTATTCCGCACGTGATCGGGGCAGGGGCCATCGGGTTGCTGCTCTCTGACAGCGGATTCCTGGAACGACTCCTCGGGATGCCCGACGCGTTCCCCGCACTGGTTTCCGGTCCGTGGTTCGTGGCCGTCATCGCCGAGTACGCGTGGAAAGAGTCCGCATTCGTCGCCCTGGTCGTCCTCGGCAGCATTTCACGCTCCGTCGGAGATCTGTGCGACGCGGCAGCAACCCTCGGCGCGTCCGCGGGCCAGCGTATCGTTCGGGTGGTCCTGCCTCTGGCGGTGCCATCGCTGGCGGTCTCCGCCGCCATCGTCTTTGTATACACCCTCGGCTCCTATGAAGCCGCCTGGCTGCTCGGTCCCACCTCCCCCGAACCGCTTCCGGTCCGAGCCGTGAGGCTGTTCACCTCCGTCGATCTCGCTGCCCGTCCGCAGGCAATGGTGACCGCCCTGGTATCTGTGGCCGTGAGCGTAGTCGTCATCATTACGGCGGTTCTGGTCCTGCGCCGTCATCGGAGCCTGCGATGA
- a CDS encoding YitT family protein has translation MGAGITVTDAASSQPAPVLRHSPIEDVLGIITGCFAASLGLFLLKSCEAVTGGTAGLALLISYAVHLPFGVIFLVVNTPFFALAAWKKGWDFTLRTIGAVVVVSTLTPVHSAVIGDITIAPLYGVLGGNLLASIGLLILFRHKASLGGFNIMALIFQERLNWRAGYVQMGLDVAIVLAALAFVPPLMVALSALGATLMNLILALNHRSGRYLAS, from the coding sequence ATGGGAGCAGGAATCACCGTGACCGACGCAGCATCGAGTCAGCCGGCACCGGTCCTGCGTCACTCACCCATCGAAGACGTTCTAGGGATCATCACCGGATGCTTCGCGGCATCCCTGGGTCTGTTCCTCCTAAAATCGTGCGAGGCCGTCACCGGAGGTACCGCCGGACTCGCCCTGCTGATTAGCTACGCCGTGCACCTACCCTTCGGTGTCATCTTCCTCGTAGTGAACACTCCGTTCTTCGCCCTGGCAGCCTGGAAGAAAGGGTGGGACTTCACCCTCCGCACGATCGGCGCCGTCGTGGTGGTGTCGACACTTACCCCTGTCCACTCCGCAGTCATCGGAGACATCACTATCGCGCCGCTCTACGGCGTCCTGGGCGGGAACCTATTGGCCAGCATCGGACTGCTGATCCTGTTCCGCCACAAAGCCAGCCTCGGAGGATTCAACATTATGGCACTGATCTTCCAGGAACGTTTGAACTGGCGGGCCGGCTACGTGCAGATGGGACTCGACGTCGCGATCGTGCTTGCCGCACTCGCGTTCGTCCCACCCCTGATGGTCGCTCTCTCCGCGCTAGGGGCAACACTCATGAACCTCATCCTGGCGCTGAACCACCGATCAGGGCGTTACCTGGCTTCCTAG
- a CDS encoding ABC transporter substrate-binding protein, whose amino-acid sequence MYPSFSPERRRFLLPAAAALALVLTGCSGASVEPAENFGTFDEVLAAAAGQTVDLWMFGGDAKGNAYVDDVLAPAAQDQGVTLRRVPIADTPDALNRVLSELQAGRSDGSVDLIWANGSTFSTGKQAQAWQCGWTDLLPNMRYTDQDDPLLLNDFGTPVDGCEAPWHKAQFTFFYNSDAITDPPTSLEGILEWARANPGRFTYPGPPDFTGSVFLREVMLSTAGGADQVPLPYSDEAFSEYAPAALQTLEELEPSLWREGATYPRDEQALNTLFADGEVDIAMTYGPATLTDLVGSGALPPSTKVLTLEEGTVGNASFLALPVNAADAAGAMVVANIALSPEQQAAKADPGTWGQFTVLDTDLLTPTQQNLFAQLPESPIVPDYEELSRNAHGELGSEWVPALNEAWRQDVASAP is encoded by the coding sequence GTGTACCCCTCTTTCAGCCCGGAACGTCGGCGTTTTCTGCTGCCTGCTGCTGCGGCCCTCGCACTGGTGCTGACAGGTTGTTCAGGTGCAAGCGTTGAGCCCGCCGAGAATTTTGGTACCTTCGACGAGGTTCTCGCCGCGGCAGCTGGGCAGACTGTCGACCTGTGGATGTTCGGCGGCGACGCGAAAGGTAACGCCTATGTCGATGACGTTCTTGCGCCCGCCGCACAGGATCAGGGCGTCACGCTTCGCCGAGTTCCTATCGCGGACACCCCCGATGCCCTGAACCGGGTATTGAGCGAGCTCCAGGCCGGCCGGAGCGACGGGTCGGTGGACCTGATCTGGGCCAACGGTTCCACCTTCAGTACCGGCAAACAGGCGCAGGCCTGGCAATGCGGCTGGACTGACTTGCTCCCAAACATGCGGTACACCGACCAGGACGATCCCTTGCTGCTCAACGACTTCGGCACCCCGGTTGACGGCTGCGAAGCTCCCTGGCATAAAGCCCAGTTCACGTTCTTCTACAATTCGGATGCCATCACCGACCCACCCACCTCACTTGAAGGCATCCTTGAGTGGGCCCGGGCCAATCCGGGCAGGTTCACTTACCCGGGGCCCCCGGACTTCACCGGCAGCGTCTTCCTCCGCGAGGTCATGCTCAGCACCGCTGGCGGCGCCGATCAGGTGCCGCTCCCCTACTCCGACGAAGCGTTTTCCGAGTACGCGCCCGCGGCTCTTCAAACGCTTGAGGAGCTTGAACCATCGCTCTGGAGGGAAGGTGCCACCTATCCGCGGGACGAACAGGCTCTGAATACCCTCTTCGCCGACGGTGAAGTGGACATCGCGATGACCTACGGCCCTGCCACCCTGACCGATCTGGTCGGATCAGGTGCACTACCGCCGTCAACCAAGGTCCTGACCTTGGAAGAGGGCACGGTCGGCAATGCGAGCTTCCTCGCGTTACCGGTAAACGCCGCAGATGCTGCGGGGGCCATGGTGGTCGCCAACATCGCACTATCCCCTGAGCAGCAAGCCGCGAAGGCAGATCCGGGGACGTGGGGGCAGTTCACCGTCCTCGACACGGATCTCCTCACCCCTACCCAACAGAACCTTTTCGCCCAGCTACCAGAGTCGCCGATCGTCCCGGACTATGAAGAACTCTCACGCAATGCCCACGGCGAATTGGGTTCAGAATGGGTGCCGGCTTTGAATGAGGCGTGGCGGCAAGACGTCGCTTCGGCCCCATGA
- the hisC gene encoding histidinol-phosphate transaminase, giving the protein MTSTCSLPDAPRLRSVVADLPPYVAGRSAQTALTAALASNESHFAPLPSVIEVIAAEAGRIHRYPNMASVDLREAIAAHLEVSSDEVAVGPGSSGVLQQILSAVCDQDDEVIFAWRSFEAYPILAAVAGAKAARVPLLPDEHHDLDAMAAAVTDRTRVIILCSPNNPTGVSLGAARTEDFLSKVPPHVLVVVDEAYVEFQDEIGEVDALDLYHRYPNICVLKTFSKAYGLAGLRVGYAIARAPLAEGLRRTAIPFGVNRMAQSAAVASLAAHQEMRTRAIDVRVERQRMITALHNAGWDVPDSQANFFWLRCGDDVREQILSALADADILARGYKDDGVRISLADRDTNERVLAVLTERGKFGDQ; this is encoded by the coding sequence ATGACCAGTACCTGCAGTCTTCCCGACGCGCCCCGCTTGCGTTCCGTCGTCGCTGATCTTCCTCCCTATGTTGCTGGGCGCAGCGCCCAGACCGCGCTGACGGCTGCGCTGGCATCGAATGAAAGCCACTTCGCCCCCTTGCCGTCGGTGATCGAGGTCATCGCGGCTGAAGCAGGGCGAATCCATCGCTACCCGAACATGGCGTCAGTGGACCTGAGGGAGGCCATCGCAGCTCATTTGGAGGTCTCCTCCGATGAAGTTGCTGTCGGACCAGGAAGTTCCGGGGTGTTGCAGCAGATCCTCTCCGCGGTCTGTGACCAGGATGATGAGGTGATCTTCGCGTGGAGGTCCTTCGAGGCTTATCCGATCCTCGCCGCGGTAGCGGGCGCGAAAGCTGCCCGGGTGCCGCTGCTCCCCGATGAGCACCACGACCTTGATGCCATGGCCGCAGCGGTGACCGACAGGACCCGGGTCATCATCCTTTGCTCACCCAACAACCCGACCGGTGTCTCACTCGGGGCAGCACGCACGGAGGACTTCCTCAGCAAAGTGCCACCGCACGTCCTGGTAGTGGTGGATGAGGCCTACGTGGAGTTTCAGGACGAGATTGGTGAAGTGGACGCCCTCGATCTCTACCACCGTTATCCGAACATCTGCGTCCTGAAGACGTTCTCGAAGGCCTACGGGTTGGCCGGGCTCCGGGTCGGATACGCGATAGCCCGGGCACCGCTGGCGGAAGGGTTACGCAGGACCGCGATTCCCTTCGGTGTGAACCGGATGGCTCAAAGTGCGGCCGTGGCATCGCTGGCCGCGCACCAGGAGATGCGTACCCGGGCCATCGACGTCCGGGTCGAGCGCCAACGGATGATCACGGCCCTGCACAATGCCGGCTGGGACGTGCCCGACAGCCAGGCGAACTTTTTCTGGCTCCGATGCGGTGACGACGTCCGTGAACAAATCCTCTCCGCCCTGGCGGACGCTGACATCCTCGCCCGTGGTTATAAGGACGACGGCGTCCGCATCTCACTGGCCGACCGCGACACCAACGAGCGAGTGCTTGCAGTATTGACCGAGCGCGGGAAGTTCGGGGACCAATGA
- a CDS encoding TVP38/TMEM64 family protein: MFAVIMGATIVVLFVPIPPVDDMRDLVERAGWWGPVGFMAGYAALTLAPLPKNILSVAAGILFGFGPGLVIVYCAAMIGASAAFWLGRALGRDAVEKFTGTRVAKVDALLSKRGFAAVIGVRLIPVLPFTAINYSAGLTALGWWPYFLGTMIGIFPGTVSFLALGAFGLELGWPAQLALAVLGGLTLTGVILAVRARQKARSTDV, translated from the coding sequence TTGTTTGCCGTCATTATGGGGGCAACCATCGTTGTCCTCTTCGTACCCATCCCGCCCGTGGACGACATGCGCGACCTGGTAGAGCGCGCCGGCTGGTGGGGGCCGGTGGGATTCATGGCCGGGTACGCCGCCCTGACCCTCGCGCCGCTTCCCAAGAACATCCTCTCCGTCGCGGCCGGCATATTGTTCGGTTTCGGGCCAGGATTGGTGATCGTCTACTGTGCCGCAATGATCGGAGCGTCCGCCGCATTCTGGCTGGGGCGCGCGCTGGGCAGGGACGCGGTCGAAAAATTCACCGGCACCCGAGTCGCCAAAGTCGATGCACTTCTCAGTAAGCGGGGCTTCGCGGCGGTCATCGGGGTCCGGCTGATCCCGGTGCTGCCGTTCACCGCGATCAACTACTCTGCGGGACTGACAGCGCTCGGATGGTGGCCCTACTTCCTCGGAACGATGATCGGCATTTTCCCCGGTACGGTGAGCTTCCTGGCTCTAGGCGCGTTTGGTCTCGAACTGGGTTGGCCAGCCCAACTGGCACTGGCGGTGCTGGGAGGGCTGACCCTCACCGGAGTCATTCTCGCCGTCCGGGCCCGGCAAAAAGCGAGGAGCACAGATGTTTGA
- a CDS encoding FAD-dependent oxidoreductase translates to MKDTTEIVDLLVIGGGTAGIVGAKTAARLGARTVLVEYARTGGDCLWTGCVPSKTLLSAGHSAAERSHSGSSTDFAAVRQRVTSAIAAIEPEDSPAALETAGITVMSGTARFTGPGEAEVHGTTLRFRQALIATGSAPTIPPIPGLDDAPRVVTSETIWDLETLPERLVVIGGGPIACELGQAFARLGSQVVILARSEILPKEDRDAAALVRDSLRSDGVQVIEHAAVERVSDDGTGVVSVVHTGDGQEFLADVILAAAGRRARTTSLGLDLVGVNCDEAGQVVVDEAMRSSNPTIWAAGDVTAHPEFTHLAGVHASTAASNAILGLRRKVSKVIPRVTFTSPEVAAVGVTEAGTKTQTTSTIQHAHTDRAITENQTDGFTRIIIGKGGRILGGTIVGPRAGESLAELTLAVDQGLSTRAIAGVTHPYPTYNDALWNAAVAHARSGLESPAARVAVKALAGFNRWRADGLKRQRNAQ, encoded by the coding sequence GTGAAAGACACCACCGAAATAGTGGACCTGTTGGTTATCGGGGGCGGAACTGCAGGCATTGTGGGGGCGAAAACGGCTGCTCGTCTGGGTGCCCGCACCGTGTTGGTGGAGTATGCCCGCACTGGTGGGGATTGTCTTTGGACCGGTTGCGTGCCGTCCAAAACGCTCCTATCGGCCGGACACTCAGCGGCGGAGCGGTCCCATTCCGGCAGCAGCACTGATTTCGCTGCAGTCCGCCAACGTGTGACGAGTGCCATCGCTGCGATCGAACCGGAAGATTCCCCGGCAGCCCTCGAAACGGCGGGGATCACGGTCATGTCGGGCACGGCGCGCTTCACCGGTCCGGGTGAAGCCGAGGTTCACGGCACGACTTTACGTTTTCGGCAGGCGCTCATCGCCACCGGCAGTGCGCCAACAATCCCCCCCATTCCTGGGCTAGATGACGCACCACGGGTCGTCACGTCGGAGACCATCTGGGACCTGGAAACCCTTCCGGAGCGACTGGTCGTGATCGGAGGTGGCCCGATTGCGTGTGAGCTGGGACAGGCGTTCGCCCGGCTCGGCTCGCAGGTGGTGATCCTGGCACGCTCGGAGATCCTGCCGAAGGAAGACCGCGATGCAGCGGCCCTGGTCCGCGACAGTCTGCGTTCCGACGGCGTGCAGGTCATCGAGCACGCCGCCGTGGAACGGGTCAGCGACGACGGCACCGGCGTCGTCTCCGTGGTCCATACCGGCGACGGCCAAGAATTCCTTGCGGACGTCATCCTCGCCGCCGCTGGCAGGAGGGCCAGGACTACGAGTCTGGGCCTTGACCTGGTCGGAGTGAATTGCGATGAAGCCGGCCAGGTGGTGGTCGACGAAGCAATGCGCTCATCAAACCCGACTATCTGGGCTGCCGGCGATGTCACCGCGCACCCCGAGTTCACCCACCTCGCCGGGGTGCACGCCAGCACCGCCGCCTCCAACGCCATCCTCGGACTCCGCCGGAAAGTCAGTAAAGTCATCCCACGGGTCACCTTCACCTCACCTGAAGTCGCCGCCGTCGGCGTCACCGAGGCCGGAACGAAAACGCAGACAACATCAACCATCCAGCACGCTCACACCGACCGTGCGATCACCGAAAACCAGACCGACGGGTTCACACGGATCATCATCGGCAAGGGCGGGCGTATCCTGGGCGGAACGATCGTCGGCCCGAGGGCCGGAGAGTCCCTGGCAGAGCTCACCCTCGCCGTGGATCAAGGGCTCAGCACCCGTGCCATCGCGGGTGTCACGCACCCTTATCCGACCTACAACGATGCCCTGTGGAATGCGGCGGTAGCCCATGCAAGGTCTGGACTGGAATCACCGGCTGCGAGGGTCGCTGTCAAAGCCCTTGCTGGTTTCAACCGGTGGCGGGCGGACGGTTTGAAACGTCAAAGGAACGCTCAGTAA
- the sigK gene encoding ECF RNA polymerase sigma factor SigK encodes MTPTTDSQTLAGLLRLAGQGDQDAFTTFYHLTSRRVYSLARRVIVDAEIAHDATQEIFVIVWQDAHKYDPTLGTPLAWLLTITHRKAVDKVRSEQATINRQTRWGIANHTPDYDVVAETVTTRAETQSVITCLKSLSPIQQEAISLAYYNGLTYREVAEYLSIPLPTIKTRIREGLKHLRACLENGEPT; translated from the coding sequence GTGACCCCAACAACGGATAGCCAAACTCTTGCTGGCCTTCTCCGCCTTGCGGGCCAGGGAGACCAGGACGCGTTCACCACGTTCTACCACCTCACTTCGCGCCGGGTCTATAGTCTTGCCCGCCGAGTCATCGTCGACGCTGAAATAGCCCACGACGCTACGCAGGAAATCTTTGTGATCGTCTGGCAGGACGCCCACAAATATGACCCCACCCTTGGCACTCCCCTGGCATGGCTACTGACCATCACCCACCGCAAAGCCGTGGATAAAGTCCGCTCAGAACAAGCCACCATCAACCGACAAACACGCTGGGGTATCGCAAACCACACCCCGGACTACGACGTCGTAGCCGAAACCGTCACTACCAGGGCCGAAACCCAATCCGTGATCACCTGCCTGAAGAGCCTCTCCCCCATCCAGCAAGAAGCAATCAGTCTCGCTTACTACAACGGGCTGACCTACCGTGAAGTCGCCGAATACTTATCCATTCCCTTACCGACTATCAAAACCAGAATCCGAGAAGGACTCAAACACCTCCGGGCCTGCCTGGAGAATGGCGAACCCACATGA
- a CDS encoding Lrp/AsnC family transcriptional regulator, translating to MLSMHLIDTLDARILLALDHDTQATVLALSRELGVARNTVHARLRRLLTGGSLGPFSQRVRTEALGLPLIAFISVAISQSSSQEAMEHVRRIPEIIEMHATTGDADLHAKVAARDPADLHRITNQILSIEGVVRTSTAMSLVEVMPTRTGPLLESAAHRDHADQT from the coding sequence ATGCTTAGTATGCACCTGATCGATACCCTTGATGCCAGAATTCTCCTCGCGCTGGATCATGACACGCAGGCCACCGTCCTAGCCCTGTCCCGAGAACTGGGTGTCGCACGGAACACGGTCCACGCCAGACTCCGCAGACTCCTTACCGGCGGAAGCTTGGGCCCATTCAGCCAGCGTGTGAGGACCGAGGCACTCGGATTACCCTTGATCGCCTTCATCTCAGTAGCGATCAGCCAGTCATCCAGCCAGGAAGCAATGGAGCACGTACGCAGGATCCCCGAAATCATCGAGATGCACGCCACCACCGGTGACGCCGACCTGCACGCGAAGGTCGCAGCAAGGGACCCCGCCGACCTTCACCGGATCACCAACCAAATCCTGAGCATCGAAGGAGTCGTACGGACAAGCACAGCAATGTCCCTGGTGGAAGTCATGCCCACCAGAACCGGACCCCTCCTCGAGTCGGCAGCACACCGCGACCACGCTGATCAGACATAG
- a CDS encoding class I SAM-dependent methyltransferase: MIPIAGKYSTFAQFYDVMSGEYPVYRAGREIGIQKLRQPSGAQVLDVGCGTGLNFSLLQRQITPDGIIVGIDRSPEMLEQARRRAERNGWTNVILIQADATELSPTDIGSRITTQGGRSQSDAVLATYALSLMKDWETAWANIVSLAAPGASLCVVDMQKPVGLATALTPLARAACWLGGSDIDAHPWTAVERDCVDVIAASTRGGHLQIRSGTRTTDT; encoded by the coding sequence GTGATCCCGATCGCCGGAAAATACAGCACCTTCGCACAATTTTATGATGTGATGTCCGGCGAATACCCGGTCTATCGGGCCGGCCGTGAAATCGGCATCCAAAAGCTCCGCCAACCCTCCGGAGCCCAGGTGCTCGACGTCGGGTGCGGTACCGGGCTGAACTTCAGTCTCCTCCAGCGCCAGATCACCCCGGATGGCATCATTGTCGGAATCGACCGCAGCCCAGAGATGCTGGAACAAGCTCGCCGGCGGGCAGAACGCAACGGTTGGACCAACGTCATTCTCATCCAGGCCGATGCAACCGAGCTTTCGCCCACCGACATCGGATCCAGGATCACAACCCAGGGTGGCCGGTCACAATCCGACGCCGTCCTGGCCACCTATGCACTGTCCCTCATGAAGGACTGGGAAACCGCGTGGGCCAACATAGTCTCCCTCGCTGCACCTGGGGCATCCCTCTGTGTGGTGGACATGCAAAAACCAGTCGGTCTCGCTACTGCCCTGACGCCGTTGGCCAGAGCGGCGTGCTGGCTCGGCGGATCCGACATTGACGCGCACCCCTGGACTGCCGTGGAGCGCGACTGCGTCGACGTCATTGCGGCCTCCACCCGCGGCGGACACCTGCAGATTCGTTCTGGAACGCGCACCACAGATACCTAA
- a CDS encoding CDP-alcohol phosphatidyltransferase family protein translates to MFDTRLRPLLAPLLNRAAAALDVPWISPNRLTGLNLLLGLASAGFAAAQWWLPALVAWVLCRLADGLDGPLARRRAAQPGSNHDAGQGGFWDISADFVVYGATVIGVAVGVTAGFGAPWLPFLLVLFAYYINGSVFLAFSSIAEKNGRQIDDGRSLSFLGGLAEGAETVLVHGLWLLFPAAAWQIASVWAGLVMISAAQRIVAGYRTLA, encoded by the coding sequence ATGTTTGATACCCGACTACGGCCGCTCCTGGCGCCCCTGTTGAACCGGGCGGCAGCAGCCCTGGATGTCCCATGGATCAGCCCGAACCGGTTGACCGGATTGAACCTTCTGCTGGGATTGGCATCCGCGGGATTCGCGGCAGCCCAGTGGTGGTTGCCAGCCCTCGTAGCTTGGGTGCTGTGCCGGCTCGCGGATGGCCTGGATGGACCGCTAGCCCGACGACGCGCCGCACAGCCAGGATCGAACCACGACGCCGGGCAGGGCGGGTTCTGGGATATCTCCGCCGATTTCGTCGTGTACGGCGCGACAGTCATCGGCGTGGCAGTTGGGGTAACAGCAGGGTTCGGTGCACCCTGGCTGCCGTTCCTTTTGGTGCTCTTCGCCTACTACATTAACGGCAGCGTGTTTCTGGCGTTCTCGTCCATCGCGGAAAAGAATGGCCGACAGATCGACGACGGCCGGTCACTGTCCTTCCTCGGCGGGCTCGCAGAAGGGGCGGAGACCGTCCTGGTCCACGGTCTATGGCTGCTCTTCCCTGCCGCCGCCTGGCAGATAGCCTCGGTGTGGGCTGGCCTAGTGATGATCAGCGCCGCACAACGAATTGTCGCCGGCTACCGAACCCTTGCCTGA